The stretch of DNA TTGCCAACGGAATCAAAAAACAAATCGCCTCCCTGCCCAACAGGAAACCGCGTCCGGGAAAAGAAGTGAGAGAGCGGACCGCGGAAAATCTGAGTATGCGCGTTGGACTTCGGGCCCGACGGGGCTCTGCACCCAGTCCGTCGGCAGCCTCGGACAGTGATTCGAGGTATTTTGACGAAAACCCACGCACAAGCCGAGTAGCGCCTCAATGCCTCTGTTGGGGTGTACAGGCACTCGGGCGCAGTCGCACATCGCAGGCAAAACTCAGCTACAGTCAAAGTTCACAGGATTTTGACGGAAGAAAGCTGACGTTGGACTGCGGCAGCGAATGCGGTGTTGGAGACTCGCAAGTCGGGCATGCAACGTCTTTTCGCGAGGAAAAGCTTGAATGGAAAAGGCGGCTCAACATCAGAACTCGGAGAAGAAATCCGCTGTGTTCGGGCTTCTATCATTTTGTGTAAGTTAAattgggggggggggtaaTTGAGTTCGGCATGACTTCAGGTGAATTTCTTGGTTAATGGTATTGCTGGGTGTCGTGCCTGCACATGCCATCTGTGACTTGAGCCTGTGGGACAAACAACTCGTGACCTGTGGTTTCTTGTCTATGGTTTCGCACTGGCCGATTCAAGCTGAGTTGCCAGAAACGCTGTCCATTACACACAAGCGAGCTACGTTTAGAAAATGGCCTTTGTGAGATAGTGAACCAGAGAGCGGAGGTGTGGCTAGCATGCGTTCTGGCCAGCAGGGACTGGAAGAAGCATTCCGGGAGCTGGTTAACAATGCGTCACTGCAGTTGAAGATAGTACTGGCGCTCTTAGACTGGGAAAAAAGTCAGTGTACACACCGAACCACCGTTGAATTCACAATTTTTCGCCTGTTGCGCGTGCTGTGAAGCCGGAGGAACTCTGTTTGTGTATTCATTCGGTAGAGCGTGTTTTCACGGCTGCCGCATTTTGTATAAATTCCATTGGAGGGCAAGCACGTGCTCACAGAACTGCTTATCGGCTtacgagaaaggaaaacgcggttGTCGCCGGCCTGCTTTTTCGTTGCCGCTACCCATATCCATTTGTACCATTACGTACGGACAGGCAACAGCCGGAGGCGCCGACAGCACTATTCCAGGCAGAATCGCCACGAAGCCTATAACCCTGCTCGCCCAAGAGTTCACTAAACCGTTACCAATTCCTCACCGGCAGCACAAAACACCCACCGGTTGTTTAAATGATCCACGGGGGCAGTAATACCTCGTGCGCATAATGCTTCCTGGACACACACCGCCTGGTAACGCTGTGTAGGCTCTGTCAGCAAAAGAGCAATTCTGTTTGGGTACGCAGAACGCGAGTAGTGTCCGACGTGTGGTTTTAGACTACCAGTGGAGGTCTCGTGTGCAGCTGAAGCATTCGAGAACGCGTTGTGGTCTTTTAGTACACGGCTGGTGGCAGACCGTAGCGAagctttttccttcctcgatCGCTCGAGGAGCGGCAGACGGTCGAACAAACTTGTCGATGTGGAGGGCGTACCTCTGAAGAAGTCAATCACCGCTTCTCAAATGTAATCTGTGAtgacagcgaggacgaaatGTCGCGAAATGTGGTCCTTCGGAACTTAATCCCTGAGGGAAGATGCCCTTTCCGAACCATCAATCACAGATGTAGCAGCGTGGCTGCATACACCGCACAACATAACGAGGGAAGGCCATTTATCTGACGTGTATTGAAACCTTCGCATTCAAAACTGTTTGCACGGTTTTGGGTCCATCCGAGCGAATCCAGCTTAATCTCTCAGGCATCCACGTGAACCGAATGGGGCGATCGGGCAGAACCACACTAACTGGCGGTCACAAGATGACAAGAACAGTCGGACTAAAAAGTGAAGTCTTCAAAAGCAACTTCAGAATGGCTTCTAAGAGGCGAAGCATTTTTCGTGGCAACGCATCGGCCCCGAAAATAGACCGTATTGCCGTATCGTTCACGCAGGTGCGGGTGCCTGTGGCGTCCACCGAAGGAACTGAAGCCCGTGGCTGAGAAAACCCAGAGAGCGAATCGTGGACACAGGAGCCCAAATTTACGCGTGGACATGTGATTTGCCTTTATGCCACATTGGAAAACCTAACCTGCGCACATAGCCTTCAGGACTCTCCCAGAGGGTGTCTTGCTACAACGAAAGAAAAGTGTCGCGCCTGCTTATCTCGGACAGCTCCcctgtgtctcgtctcgaTTGCTTTTTTCTGGATCTCCGGTAATTCGCTGCTTTTGCCAACTACCACCAATTAGTTTTCTCTGCCAACCATGCACCCGTGGAATGGATGGCGGCTGATGGAACCTTTTTGATTCATGATGCTTTTTCCGTGCTCTTCCTGGTCAGCCGTTGAGTCACCGCAGTGTCGTCTTTTCGCGAACAGCCACATGGGGCGGCAGACCACTCCCCCTGTCTGTCTTCCCTGTTCCCATGCTTGTGTTCCGCGTATCCCCCTGCTGGGTTGAGCCTTTTTCAAAGGAGGCTTTCTGTTAACACTGTGCGTCTGTCGGCGAGCATCTGTTTTGCCAGCCTACGGAACGCTCTAGGGGAAATGCGACTgagacggcgcagcggcAGCGCTCGATGGGGGCTTTGCCCAGTTGGGTCCAACAAACACGGtcggcctttttcttccttctggcAGCCTTTTTCGTTTATTCTGCACTTCCAGTTGGGACTCCGTGAACAGCATTCTGGTGTTTTGGTCGCCGCTAGTAGCGTCTCGCACCGAGACAACATCGCCAGCGACAACGGGCGCCCTCCCCTTCCCGCGCTAGCTTTTTCCACCGCTATGTGCCGTTCTTGTTTCTGAAAATGAATTCAAGTACGTTCTTCGTTGACGAGCGCTTCTGGTAATCTCGAGGACGAAAACACACGTCCGTGTCGACAtctttttcccgttctcgtctctggcTTCAAAAtgtcgaagaagaaggtggGGGTGTATATTCTCGACGAGCGAATCGGCCGCGGGTCGTTCGCAGCCGTATGGAAGGGGCACATTGAGCAAACGAAAGAGATCGTCGCCGTGAAAGTGATTTCCCGTCACACTGTTCACGAAGCTACGCAGCTGAACCAGGAGGTCGCCGTCCTCAAGCAGCTCCAGCATCCGAACATCGTGCGATTCATTGATCTGAAGGTATCTCACCCACTCTCGAATTTCGCAAAAAAAAATTTGAGACGAAAGGGTAGAGGCCGAGCTACAAAGGGTTCAGTGGccacctgcatgcaggtTTTATGTCACGCTTTGTCCCCTCGCGTAATTCCTGTCGGGTTACATGCTCAAGTATGAGAATAAGTCTTccgtggagagacgccttTCACAGTAGCACGTCCCCAAAGCCGTCATGGTTACACACAAGACCACATAGAACGATTCTGTGAAGCACACTcgttgtctctgccgcgtATTACCGCAACACTTTCAGCCATACAAATCCCAACAGAATCAAGGTTTTCTGTTTATCTGCCAGCGGGCGGAAGCCTGCCGACGATTCACTCCCTACATTTCTGTGCTGGACGTGCGTGTATCCTTGTCAACTCACATATCTATCCATATATGcacctctctgttttttcctcggGGTCCATCTAAAACTCACCTTCAGAGCGGTCCTATATCTACCCCGACTTGTCACTGGCTGCTGATGATTCGCCTGGAGGAATTTATGGCCTCGTCCCTGTTGTCCTCGGGTGCCTCATTTCCCCCTTTGCTCATTCATGTTTCTGcgttgtctctttccctcttcttgccGCCGTTTTCCAATCCCGGGGTCCGTCCAGAAGAGCCAGTTCCACTACTACTTGGTCCTCGAGTTTTGCTCGGGCGGCGACGTCTCCAGTTTGCTCCATCAGCACGGAGGCCGCATCGCCGAACCGTTTGCGCGTCGTCTGCTCCAGCAGATGGCTGCGGGACTGTTGGAGATCCATCGAAGAAGTTACATCCACCGAGACTTGAAGCCACAGAATCTATTGctgtcgtcgtcttctccgcatgcagcaaCGCTAAAAATTGCCGACTTTGGCTTCGCGCGGACACTTCAGCCATGGGACCTCGCAGCAACCGTGTGCGGGTCTCCACTGTACATGGCGCCCGAGATCCTCCAACACCAGTACTACGATGCCAAAGCAGACTTGTGGTCAGTTGGAGCGATTTTCTTCGAAATGCTGCACGGCTGTACGCCGTTCTCTGGCCAGAACCCTCTTCAACTGCTCAAAAATATCGAGCGAGCGGCGCAAGCTGGCCCCCCCTTCTCGGACTCCGTTCCCCTCAGTTCGACCTGCCAAGACTTGCTCCGGCGGCTGCTCCGTGCGAATCCCCTTGAGAGAATGAGTCCGGAGGAATTCTTCTCGCACCCCTACGTCGTTGAAAAACCCGCTGAAGGAGCAGAGGGACCAACTGTCTTGTCTGCTCCGTTCCGCCTTCGTGCGTCTCGTATTGCCGCATCGCCGGGAGCCTCGGGGACgaggggagaacgagaggaagggggaagacaaagagtGGGCGAAAAACGAACGACGAGagcagacacagaagacCGAAGAGCAGGAGCAGGGCTGATGCCGGAGACGAGACTCGGGGACGGGGAGCTAATACagacgagacgagaaaaagggcgCAGCGAGGGTGGAACGCATGGCGGCGGCACGGGGGATgaggtgtctagacacccgGCTGGCGTCGTCGGAGATGCAGAAGAAATGCTAAGACCTTATCACGGCGAAAGGGGACTAACCGACAACAGCttgcgcagagaggaggcagaagagcgacCGGACAAACAAGATGAATCAGCGCGGTCTTTGGAGCGGGAAGGccgcgagacagcgcgagacggGTCCCCACGGGAAGacaagaagcgaagagaagcggaaaaggcaaggcCGAAGCAGACCACAAACCCACGGGAAGTGGGATGCGCACAGATGCAACATCGCGACActgttcctctgtctttgAACAACGATCAACGAAGCGAAATAGACATGCCTCCATGGAGAGAACACAAACGAAGGGCGCGCCTCTTTCAGATTCTTCGTGTCGAAACTATCCCCCACGAGAATCTGCCCCAGATGCTATCTCCACACACCACTACTCCTCGTCCaccgtcctcttcttcctcttgtttttcgtcgtcctcatattctgcagcttcttctgGGTTGCCTCAGACACCAGCGGCGCCTTGTGGGGGGGACGCCGCGTGTAGGCCGGCAGCAGGGCGGGTTCTTCCGAGGCACAtccaagacagagaggaggaaacgacgagcAGGAAAAACGATCGGCCTTCACATCTCGAAGTCCTGCCGAATCGAAGGCCAGAAGCAGTGCGTTCCGAGGACGCGCCGGGCTGGCAGACGCTtaagaaaggaggaagaacctGCGGTGTCTCGGCTGTCGACGCGGCGTCGCAACTTAGCGACACGAGCGAGGGAACCCCCGACGCCATGGAGATACCCGCTTCctgcgagaggggagaccaTCGAGCTGGGGTGTATGCGGAGCCCCAGACGGAACCTGATTTGCCagctttcgcctctccgcttcttaCAGGGAAAGACCCAGGTTCACTTCGTCACTGCGCGAGGGAAGACAACCGCATGCAGGCTAAGCCGAGCGCTGCATCTTCGGTAGGGGTactcccctcttcttcgcctccatCCCTCGTCTATCGGCCATCTCTGGCCTCCCCTGCAGGCgagtctcctttctcttcaggtCTTCATCACTTCCCTACGCTTGCCTCGGCTCCTGCTGTTTCGCCGTGTCCCGTCCGACCGATCCTCAactctctcgtctgttctCCATCGGCACTCCACAccgctttccccttctctggTGCAGGTTCGGCGGCGTTCTCCTCTCAGTCGCTGCTCACCAGTTCGGCCGCGCGAGCGTCAAACCGTTTtcgtccctcttcgtctttcttggCGCACACTCCTTTTTCGTCCAtcgcctcgcctgctgatgcgccgccttccccttccgcttc from Neospora caninum Liverpool complete genome, chromosome XI encodes:
- a CDS encoding CBL-interacting protein kinase 25, related; protein product: MSKKKVGVYILDERIGRGSFAAVWKGHIEQTKEIVAVKVISRHTVHEATQLNQEVAVLKQLQHPNIVRFIDLKKSQFHYYLVLEFCSGGDVSSLLHQHGGRIAEPFARRLLQQMAAGLLEIHRRSYIHRDLKPQNLLLSSSSPHAATLKIADFGFARTLQPWDLAATVCGSPLYMAPEILQHQYYDAKADLWSVGAIFFEMLHGCTPFSGQNPLQLLKNIERAAQAGPPFSDSVPLSSTCQDLLRRLLRANPLERMSPEEFFSHPYVVEKPAEGAEGPTVLSAPFRLRASRIAASPGASGTRGEREEGGRQRVGEKRTTRADTEDRRAGAGLMPETRLGDGELIQTRREKGRSEGGTHGGGTGDEVSRHPAGVVGDAEEMLRPYHGERGLTDNSLRREEAEERPDKQDESARSLEREGRETARDGSPREDKKRREAEKARPKQTTNPREVGCAQMQHRDTVPLSLNNDQRSEIDMPPWREHKRRARLFQILRVETIPHENLPQMLSPHTTTPRPPSSSSSCFSSSSYSAASSGLPQTPAAPCGGDAACRPAAGRVLPRHIQDREEETTSRKNDRPSHLEVLPNRRPEAVRSEDAPGWQTLKKGGRTCGVSAVDAASQLSDTSEGTPDAMEIPASCERGDHRAGVYAEPQTEPDLPAFASPLLTGKDPGSLRHCAREDNRMQAKPSAASSVGVLPSSSPPSLVYRPSLASPAGESPFSSGLHHFPTLASAPAVSPCPVRPILNSLVCSPSALHTAFPFSGAGSAAFSSQSLLTSSAARASNRFRPSSSFLAHTPFSSIASPADAPPSPSASSDVYPLLPCQACPSRAQSREEKDEQSAQEGEEDDGCEDYVIVAPIPCEGSSASFRHARCSTGGARASPEALGSPKHPIRQNRETRFASFASFADNLRRSWVAYRGRGDSEASPSADGPLPASLSNAKEMHARAQEALKERQQTFLCPRPGFSSSSSAPFSSSSPSSPSSSFSSSSSFSSSSFSSSSFSSPSSSSSSSSSSSSSSSSSVCAGSSSFAPCLLPSCASSSSSFCFSSSSSSVSFSSSSLSYPAPSPPPPASSSVSPASSSVSPSSFSFASSLIPPASGELVASPSVFSAASGSEEASFASGETVARANQEEAFLSLHVSNLRVVAVDLFFLAQALARFAAAERCKERRILLEAKQQERREPCGKTPAVYPNEAHEDEREGASATILACASLGLVVPALRLLHKALAVTTDRQREASLMHFFREALCLARWCAHIARKGACAPEGSVSCTLVSGLTQEQSAVLPPSMFSLDFGFHAFFLARFYDNPAVGDFRICAG